A stretch of the Corynebacterium maris DSM 45190 genome encodes the following:
- a CDS encoding inositol monophosphatase family protein, whose amino-acid sequence MVAMTDDKDTASLIDDFVAAHAAAGDEELARGLVNEAGQLAARMRSAGVATDFKTSVSDVVTDADRAAEAFVAGVLDALRPDDGVLGEEGAARPSRTGRTWVIDPVDGTYNFTSGSDYWCSALALVEGSPSAPDRLLFGAVHRPVPGYTWFGGPEIPTTVNGQALPRLADAPAGQLSIGTYLHPSWMNDPAVRSSWRNTARSFATVRMFGAGSVDLAGVAAGQLGAWTQHTVADWDWLPGKALVEGVGGVARKVKAGGVVWSVAGNPEVVAQTAELLTAGALDAS is encoded by the coding sequence ATGGTGGCCATGACCGACGACAAGGACACCGCTTCCCTCATCGATGATTTTGTGGCCGCCCACGCCGCCGCCGGCGACGAGGAGCTGGCCCGCGGGTTGGTGAACGAGGCCGGTCAGCTCGCCGCCCGGATGCGTTCGGCCGGGGTCGCCACCGACTTCAAGACCTCGGTCTCCGACGTCGTCACCGACGCCGACCGCGCCGCCGAGGCCTTTGTGGCGGGGGTGCTCGACGCCCTGCGCCCCGACGACGGCGTGCTCGGCGAAGAAGGCGCCGCCCGCCCCTCCCGGACGGGGCGCACGTGGGTGATCGACCCCGTCGACGGCACCTACAACTTCACGTCCGGCTCCGACTACTGGTGCTCCGCCCTCGCCCTGGTCGAAGGCTCACCCTCCGCCCCGGACCGACTGCTCTTCGGGGCCGTGCACCGCCCGGTGCCGGGCTACACCTGGTTCGGCGGGCCGGAGATCCCGACGACCGTCAACGGCCAGGCGCTGCCGCGGCTTGCCGACGCCCCCGCGGGCCAGCTGTCCATCGGTACATATCTGCACCCTTCCTGGATGAATGATCCGGCGGTGCGCAGCAGCTGGCGCAACACGGCCCGCAGCTTCGCCACCGTGCGCATGTTCGGCGCCGGTTCCGTGGACCTCGCCGGAGTGGCCGCCGGGCAACTCGGCGCCTGGACGCAGCACACCGTCGCCGACTGGGACTGGTTGCCGGGCAAGGCACTCGTCGAGGGCGTGGGCGGCGTCGCCCGCAAGGTCAAGGCCGGCGGGGTCGTCTGGTCCGTGGCCGGAAATCCGGAGGTGGTGGCGCAGACGGCAGAGCTGCTGACCGCCGGGGCCCTCGACGCGTCCTAG
- the prfB gene encoding peptide chain release factor 2, which yields MRPEITQHLEEIDATLTTIEKVMNLDEMAERVRELEQQASDPSLWDDPALAQGVTSELSSVQAKLRKVTELRSRLDDVPVMYELAEEEEDGDTSIVDEEIADLAEAVDSLEVTTMLSGEYDEREAVINIRAGAGGVDAADFAEMLMRMYTRWAEKNGHKVDVYDTSYAEEAGIKSATFVVHGEYMYGQLSVEQGAHRLVRLSPFDNQGRRQTSFAEVEVLPVVETTDHIDVPDADIRVDVYRSSGPGGQSVNTTDSAVRITHVPTGIVVTCQNEKSQIQNKASAMRVLQAKLLERQRQEEKAEMDALGAGGNASWGNQMRSYVLHPYQMVKDLRTNYEVGDPSKVLDGDIDGFLEAGIRWRMAEERGED from the coding sequence ATGAGACCGGAGATTACCCAGCACCTCGAAGAGATCGACGCGACCCTCACGACCATCGAGAAGGTCATGAACCTCGACGAGATGGCGGAGCGGGTCCGCGAGCTCGAGCAGCAGGCGTCCGATCCGTCCCTGTGGGACGACCCCGCCCTCGCGCAGGGGGTTACCAGCGAGCTGTCCAGCGTGCAGGCCAAGCTGCGGAAAGTCACTGAACTGCGCTCCCGACTCGACGACGTGCCCGTCATGTACGAGCTGGCGGAAGAGGAGGAGGACGGCGACACCTCGATCGTCGACGAGGAGATCGCCGACTTGGCCGAGGCCGTCGATTCCCTCGAGGTCACCACCATGCTCTCGGGCGAATACGACGAGCGCGAGGCCGTGATCAACATCCGCGCCGGCGCCGGCGGAGTCGACGCCGCGGACTTCGCGGAAATGCTCATGCGCATGTACACCCGCTGGGCGGAGAAGAACGGCCACAAGGTCGACGTCTACGACACCTCCTATGCGGAGGAGGCCGGCATCAAGTCCGCCACCTTCGTCGTCCACGGCGAATACATGTACGGCCAGCTCTCCGTCGAACAGGGCGCGCACCGCCTCGTGCGCCTGAGCCCCTTCGACAACCAGGGTCGCCGGCAGACCTCCTTCGCCGAGGTGGAGGTGTTGCCGGTGGTGGAGACGACCGACCACATCGACGTGCCCGACGCCGATATCCGCGTCGACGTCTACCGCTCCTCCGGCCCGGGCGGGCAGTCGGTCAACACCACCGACTCCGCCGTGCGCATCACGCACGTGCCCACCGGGATCGTGGTGACCTGCCAGAACGAAAAATCCCAGATCCAGAACAAGGCCTCCGCGATGCGCGTGCTGCAGGCGAAGCTGCTGGAGCGACAGCGCCAGGAGGAAAAGGCCGAGATGGACGCCCTCGGCGCGGGCGGCAACGCCTCCTGGGGCAACCAGATGCGCTCGTATGTCCTGCATCCGTACCAGATGGTCAAGGACCTGCGTACCAACTACGAGGTCGGCGACCCGTCGAAGGTGCTCGACGGAGACATCGACGGTTTCCTCGAAGCCGGCATCCGGTGGCGGATGGCGGAGGAGCGCGGCGAAGATTAA
- the hisN gene encoding histidinol-phosphatase produces the protein MSTYADDLALALELADAADSLTFERFEAADLNVESKPDMTPVSDADLATEKALREKIESARPSDAILGEEFGGEAVHEGRQWVIDPIDGTKNFVRGVPVWATLISLLVDGRPVVGVVSAPALGRRWYAAEDAGAWRTFKSGSPSRMNVSGVAELADASVSFSSLSGWADRGIRDNFIALTDATWRLRGYGDFYSYCLVAEGAVDVGAEPEVSLWDLAALDVIVREAGGVFTSVEGEAGPHGGSAVATNGLLHDAVLKILN, from the coding sequence ATGAGCACCTACGCTGATGACCTCGCCCTCGCCCTCGAGCTGGCGGACGCCGCTGATTCCCTGACCTTCGAGCGCTTCGAGGCCGCCGACCTCAACGTCGAATCCAAGCCCGACATGACCCCGGTCTCCGACGCTGACCTCGCCACCGAGAAGGCGCTGCGGGAAAAGATCGAGTCCGCCCGCCCCTCCGACGCCATCCTCGGTGAGGAGTTCGGCGGCGAAGCCGTCCACGAGGGCCGCCAGTGGGTCATCGACCCCATCGACGGCACCAAAAACTTCGTCCGCGGCGTGCCTGTGTGGGCGACCCTGATTTCTCTGCTCGTCGACGGCCGCCCGGTCGTCGGCGTGGTCTCCGCCCCCGCCCTGGGGCGGCGCTGGTACGCCGCCGAGGACGCCGGCGCGTGGCGCACCTTCAAGTCGGGGTCGCCCAGCCGCATGAACGTCTCCGGCGTCGCCGAGCTGGCCGACGCTTCCGTGTCCTTCAGCTCCCTGTCCGGCTGGGCCGACCGCGGCATCCGCGACAATTTCATCGCGTTGACCGACGCCACCTGGCGTCTGCGCGGCTACGGCGACTTCTACTCCTACTGCCTCGTGGCGGAGGGCGCCGTCGACGTCGGCGCCGAGCCGGAGGTCTCGCTGTGGGACCTGGCGGCCCTCGACGTCATCGTGCGTGAGGCCGGCGGCGTGTTCACCTCGGTGGAAGGCGAGGCCGGCCCGCACGGCGGCAGCGCCGTGGCCACCAACGGGTTGCTCCACGACGCCGTGCTCAAGATCCTGAACTGA